Proteins encoded within one genomic window of Eleutherodactylus coqui strain aEleCoq1 chromosome 1, aEleCoq1.hap1, whole genome shotgun sequence:
- the CDK2 gene encoding cyclin-dependent kinase 2, whose amino-acid sequence MDNFQKVEKIGEGTYGVVYKARNRETGEVVALKKIRLDTETEGVPSTAIREISLLKELNHPNIVKLLDVIHTENKLYLVFEFLNQDLKKFMDNSNISGIPLALVKSYLFQLLQGLAFCHSHRVLHRDLKPQNLLINSDGAIKLADFGLARAFGVPVRTYTHEVVTLWYRAPEILLGCKFYSTAVDIWSLGCIFAEMITRRALFPGDSEIDQLFRIFRTLGTPDENTWPGVTAMPDYKSTFPKWARQDFSKVVPPLDDDGRDLLAQMLQYDCNNRISAKAALTHSFFRDVSRPVPHLG is encoded by the exons ATGGATAACTTCCAGAAGgtggagaagatcggggagggcACGTACGGGGTCGTGTACAAAGCCAGGAACCGGGAGACCGGGGAGGTGGTCGCGCTGAAGAAGATCCGCCTGGACAC GGAGACAGAAGGAGTACCGAGTACGGCCATCAGAGAAATTTCGCTCCTCAAGGAACTTAACCATCCCAACATAGTCAA GCTTCTGGATGTCATTCACACAGAGAACAAGCTATATCTCGTCTTTGAGTTTCTTAACCAGGATCTGAAGAAGTTTATGGACAACTCTAATATTTCAGGGATCCCACTGGCTCTTGTAAAA AGTTACTTGTTCCAACTTTTGCAAGGCTTGGCCTTCTGCCACTCGCATCGCGTCTTGCACCGTGACCTGAAGCCACAAAATTTGCTTATTAACTCTGATGGAGCGATCAAACTTGCAGACTTTGGGCTTGCTCGAGCATTTGGTGTGCCAGTCAGGACCTATACACACGAG GTGGTCACATTGTGGTACAGAGCGCCAGAAATTCTTCTAGGTTGTAAGTTCTACTCTACAGCTGTGGATATTTGGAGCCTTGGCTGCATCTTTGCAGAAATG ATAACCCGAAGGGCTCTGTTCCCAGGGGACTCTGAGATTGATCAGCTCTTCCGTATTTTCCGAACACTCGGGACTCCAGATGAGAATACGTGGCCGGGAGTTACTGCTATGCCAGACTATAAGTCTACCTTTCCCAAGTGGGCTCGACAAGACTTCAGCAAAGTTGTGCCACCCTTGGATGACGATGGTAGAGATCTTTTGGCA CAAATGCTCCAGTATGACTGCAACAACAGGATCTCCGCGAAGGCCGCCCTGACGCACTCGTTCTTCCGTGATGTCAGCAGACCAGTTCCACATCTCGGTTAG